The Pseudomonas alkylphenolica genomic sequence TCCAACGGATAATCTCAAGATTACCGCTCGCCGCGCCTCGATCGCCGCTGACCGAGGCGCGCGGTTCAAACAATCGATATTGAATCGTTGCGCTACAACTAATCCACGCTGACATTTCTGTCATTACAGCTTATTTACTCTGCCGACTTGCCAACACCATGTTCGCGCAACTTGTTGGCTATCGTGGTATGTGAAACACCGAGGCGCTTACCCAACGCCCGGCTGCTCGGATATTCACTCATCAATTGTTCCAGCACCGCTTTTTCAAAGCGTCCGACAATCTCGCCCAGGTCACCCTCTAGGGAAAACTCACCCAGCGGTTGCCGCGCACCATAGTCCGGCAAGCGAATATGCTCGCTTTTAACCACCCCGCCATCACACAGCGATACCGCCTGAAACAATACGTTCTCCAATTGACGTACGTTACCCGGCCAGTGGTACTGGCTCAGGCGCTCCATGGCCGCCGAGGCCAGGCGCGGCAACGGGCAACCGATCTGGCGACTGGCCTGATCGAGAAAGTGCTCGACCAGCGGCGGCAGGCCATCCAGGCACTCGCGCAGCGGCGGGATATGCAGCGAAAGCACGTTGAGGCGATGGTAAAGGTCCTGACGGAACTCGCCGCGCGCGCAAAGTTCCGAGAGGTCGACCTGAGTCGCGCAGATAACCCGCACATCCAGATACACCTCCTCGTCACTGCCGACCCGACGGAAGCAGCCATCCTGCAGAAAGCGCAATAATTTGACCTGCAAGCGCGGGCTCATTTCACCCACGCCATCGAGAAACAGCGTGCCGCCTGCGGTCAGCTCCAGCAGCCCCAGTTTGCCTTCAGCCCGCGCACCTTCGAATGCACCCGGCCCATAGCCGAACAATTCAGTCTCGGCCATGGACTCCGGCAGGCCGGCGCAATTGAGCGCCATCAACGGCGCTTGCCCGCGCGGGCTGGCCAGGTGACAGGCACGCGCCAGCAGTTCCTTGCCGGTGCCGGTCTCCCCTTCAATCAACAGTGGCGCGTCCAGCGGCGCCATACGCCGAGCCTCGCGCACCACCGCAGCCATTACCCGCGAGCTCTGGAAAATGCTGTCAAAGCCGCGCAACTCCTGCTTGCGCACGTTGTAGATACGCTCACCGATGCGATCGGCACGGTGCAGGGTCAACACCGCCCCTGCCAGGGCCTCGCTGTCGTCATGCTCGGATTGCAGCGGTGCGATGTCGGCCAGGAACACGTCACCCTTGACCTTGACCCGCAGGCCGTTGATCCGCGATTTGTTGGCGCGTACCAGCTCCGGCAAGTCAAAGTCTTCGGCATAACGCGACAAGGGGATACCCGGCACCTCATCCACCCGCACCCCGAGCAACTGCGCCGCCGCCCGGTTCGCAGCGACGATGGAACCGCCCATGTCGATCGACAGCACCGGGAAATCCAGCGCCCCCAGCAAGGCATTGAGCTCCATATGCCGCCGCTCGCTCGGCATCAAGCCCACACGCTTGACCCCGAACACCCCGGCAATCGACTCGAACTTGGGCCGCAAGGCCTGGAACTGCAGGTTGATCAGGTTGGGACAGTGCAAGTAGATGGCATTGCCATGCTCACCGCCGACTTCGCCGCGGGCGACGTTGATGCCGTATTCCACCAGCAGGTTGAGGATGTCGCGCAGAATGCCGATGCGGTTCTGGCAATGCACTTTGATACGCATGAAGTGTCCTACTAATAGGCCTGGAACGAACCCTGACAGCCAGCGAACCGGGAACTTTCTACCAACCCGAAAGAATTCTTGTAAAGATTACGTGACAAAACGCCGATTACGGAGGCTCAACACCCCTCGATTTTTCGGCCTCCTGCCAAATCCGTAAAGTAATCGTTACAGAAAATCCGCCACTTAGCCAGTCCCAGACGCTGGCGAACCGATGCAAAGTGCGGCGCAGCGGGTTATCTCTTAAGCAACGGCTTGAACACATAACAAGAACGGCCCTCAGCAGGAGAGCAGTATGAAACAGACGCAATACGTGGCTCGCGAGCCCGATGCGCAAGGGTTTATCGACTACCCGCAACAGGAACACGCGGTGTGGAACACCCTGATTACCCGCCAACTGAAAGTGATCGAGGGCCGCGCGTGCCAGGAATACCTGGACGGCATCGAACAACTGGGCCTGCCGCACGACCGCATCCCGCAGTTGGGCGAGATCAACAAGGTGCTCGGCGCCACCACCGGCTGGCAAGTCGCCCGCGTGCCTGCGCTGATTCCTTTCCAGACCTTTTTCGAGCTGCTGGCCAGCAAGCGCTTTCCAGTGGCGACCTTCATTCGTACCGAAGAAGAGCTCGACTACCTGCAAGAACCGGATATTTTCCACGAGATCTTCGGCCATTGCCCGCTGCTGACCAACCCCTGGTTCGCTGAATTCACCCACACCTACGGCAAACTCGGCCTTCAGGCCACCAAGGAAGAGCGCGTCTACCTGGCCCGCCTGTACTGGATGACCATCGAGTTTGGCCTGGTCGATACCCCGCAGGGTCGCAAGATCTATGGCGGCGGCATCCTTTCTTCACCGAAAGAGACCGTCTACAGCCTGTCCGACGAGCCCGAGCACCAGGCCTTCGACCCGCTGGAAGCCATGCGCACGCCGTATCGCATCGACATCCTGCAACCGCTGTACTTTGCCTTGCCGAACCTCAAGCGCCTGTTCGACCTGGCCCACGAAGACATCATGGGCATGGTTCACACAGCGATGAAGATGGGCCTGCACGCACCGAAATTTCCACCTAAGGTTGCTGCCTGAGCCACCTTGCAAACCAATAACAAACCACTTGCGGAAAACCTTATGAACGCCTTGAACCAAGCTCACTGCGAAGCCTGCCGTGCCGATGCTCCACAGGTCAGCGATGAAGAACTGCCGGTACTGATCAAGCAGATCCCGGATTGGAACATCGAAGTCCGTGACGGCATCATGCAGCTGGAAAAAGTCTTCCTGTTCAAGAATTTCAAACACGCCCTGGCCTTCACCAACGCCGTCGGCGAGATCTCCGAAGCTGAAGGCCATCACCCTGGCCTGCTGACCGAATGGGGCAAAGTCACCGTGACCTGGTGGAGCCACTCGATCAAAGGCCTGCACCGTAACGACTTCATCATGGCCGCGCGTACCGACGAGGTCGCCAAAACCGCCGAAGGCCGCAAGTAATGCACTTCAGCGCGATCGGGCGCGTACCCGGTGATCCGATTCTGGGGCTGATGGAGGCCTACGCCAACGACAGCAACCCAGACAAGTTTGACCTGGGCGTGGGCGTCTTCAAGGACGCCCAGGGCCTGACGCCGATTCCAGCGGCGGTCAAACTCGCTGAACAGCGCCTGCTCGACCAACAGTCGAGCAAGAGCTACGTCGGCGGCCATGGCGACGCTGACTTCGGTCGTCTGATCAGTGAACTGGTGCTGGGTAGCGGCTCGCCCCTGCTGGCCAGCAAACGCGCAGGCGCCACCCAGACACCGGGCGGCACCGGCGCCCTGCGCCTTGCCGCGGAGTTCATCGAACACTGCCTGCCGGGCCGCGGCATCTGGCTGAGCGATCCGACCTGGCCGATCCACGAAACCATCTTCGCCGGTGCCGGCCTCAAGGTCAGCCACTACCCTTACGTCGGTGCGGATAACCGCCTCAACGTCAGCGGGATGCTAACCGCGCTGGAAGCGGCGCCCAAAGGCGACGTGGTGCTATTGCACGCCTGCTGCCACAACCCGACCGGCTTCGACCTGTCCCAGGACGACTGGCGCGCAGTACTGGAAGTGGTCCGCCGCCGCGAGTTGCTGCCGCTGATTGACTTCGCCTACCAAGGCTTTGGCGATGGCCTGGAAGAAGATGCCTGGGCGGTACGGCTGTTTGCCGCTGAGCTGCCCGAACTGCTGATCACCAGCTCCTGCTCGAAAAACTTCGGCCTCTACCGTGACCGCACCGGCGCCCTGCTGGTGTGCAGCGATGATGCCGAGAAGCTGCTGGATGTTCGCAGTCAACTGGCCCTGCTG encodes the following:
- a CDS encoding sigma-54-dependent phenylalanine hydroxylase transcriptional regulator PhhR, translated to MRIKVHCQNRIGILRDILNLLVEYGINVARGEVGGEHGNAIYLHCPNLINLQFQALRPKFESIAGVFGVKRVGLMPSERRHMELNALLGALDFPVLSIDMGGSIVAANRAAAQLLGVRVDEVPGIPLSRYAEDFDLPELVRANKSRINGLRVKVKGDVFLADIAPLQSEHDDSEALAGAVLTLHRADRIGERIYNVRKQELRGFDSIFQSSRVMAAVVREARRMAPLDAPLLIEGETGTGKELLARACHLASPRGQAPLMALNCAGLPESMAETELFGYGPGAFEGARAEGKLGLLELTAGGTLFLDGVGEMSPRLQVKLLRFLQDGCFRRVGSDEEVYLDVRVICATQVDLSELCARGEFRQDLYHRLNVLSLHIPPLRECLDGLPPLVEHFLDQASRQIGCPLPRLASAAMERLSQYHWPGNVRQLENVLFQAVSLCDGGVVKSEHIRLPDYGARQPLGEFSLEGDLGEIVGRFEKAVLEQLMSEYPSSRALGKRLGVSHTTIANKLREHGVGKSAE
- the phhA gene encoding phenylalanine 4-monooxygenase — protein: MKQTQYVAREPDAQGFIDYPQQEHAVWNTLITRQLKVIEGRACQEYLDGIEQLGLPHDRIPQLGEINKVLGATTGWQVARVPALIPFQTFFELLASKRFPVATFIRTEEELDYLQEPDIFHEIFGHCPLLTNPWFAEFTHTYGKLGLQATKEERVYLARLYWMTIEFGLVDTPQGRKIYGGGILSSPKETVYSLSDEPEHQAFDPLEAMRTPYRIDILQPLYFALPNLKRLFDLAHEDIMGMVHTAMKMGLHAPKFPPKVAA
- a CDS encoding 4a-hydroxytetrahydrobiopterin dehydratase, whose protein sequence is MNALNQAHCEACRADAPQVSDEELPVLIKQIPDWNIEVRDGIMQLEKVFLFKNFKHALAFTNAVGEISEAEGHHPGLLTEWGKVTVTWWSHSIKGLHRNDFIMAARTDEVAKTAEGRK
- a CDS encoding amino acid aminotransferase, encoding MHFSAIGRVPGDPILGLMEAYANDSNPDKFDLGVGVFKDAQGLTPIPAAVKLAEQRLLDQQSSKSYVGGHGDADFGRLISELVLGSGSPLLASKRAGATQTPGGTGALRLAAEFIEHCLPGRGIWLSDPTWPIHETIFAGAGLKVSHYPYVGADNRLNVSGMLTALEAAPKGDVVLLHACCHNPTGFDLSQDDWRAVLEVVRRRELLPLIDFAYQGFGDGLEEDAWAVRLFAAELPELLITSSCSKNFGLYRDRTGALLVCSDDAEKLLDVRSQLALLARNLWSTPPDHGAAVVAQILGDAALKQLWVEEVEAMRQRIAQLRVGLVEALAPHGLSERFAHIAAQRGMFSYTGLSPEQVKQLRERHSVYMVGTGRANIAGADAARLDALAAAIADVCR